In Hymenobacter monticola, the following are encoded in one genomic region:
- a CDS encoding DUF262 domain-containing protein: MEASSTIKKMLAGNKVVVPTYQRAYSWDTEAKKENSTKQVNVFLRDLEQYNTSSAKTPYYFGHFLFEEKTKEDFAVIDGQQRLTTLVIFLSALFTRLKAIRPLTDPEIEAKEDMVKRNSTYRFETVDYDRQLFKDYVIDQEQKDSSGLSTTSAKRIVAAFDFFTNVLADKDESYLVKMLETVSAATCTTHPVRDESEAIQMFIFQNNRGKKPSNLEIIKAQFMFAVHLQGGEAKDNLIAEIKARFENIYKSISAIEGTMKEDDVLGYTLQVYFNSLSESNALERINKKLAVADPVPFIKSFSLALDASFRHLTTFFRNHEPQHHEIHSLVTLGGFSLAIPFIIKAYTFALPIQDICQLCTALESVVLRSRVIGTRADLTSRLNDKYSAFTTENPSIEPIVKRVNYLKTTIEWWYAYWNKTELEKALQGWLHPSTARFLLWKHENHLQGKGKNGYALSRFDAVTRPELEHIAPQTPTKGEPVAAGYPAYDEDFRNQYIDCLGNYLLLSKSHNCSVGNRPFLEKRASYTHTAQQREIQDLSAETNTWTKQMIIDRKAGIIEFITEYL, translated from the coding sequence ATGGAAGCATCAAGTACTATCAAGAAAATGCTGGCTGGCAACAAAGTCGTTGTTCCCACTTATCAACGCGCTTACTCGTGGGACACCGAGGCGAAAAAAGAAAACTCCACCAAACAGGTTAATGTATTTCTGCGCGACTTAGAGCAGTACAACACTAGCTCGGCCAAGACCCCCTACTACTTTGGGCACTTCCTGTTTGAAGAGAAAACCAAGGAGGACTTTGCCGTGATTGACGGGCAGCAGCGGCTTACCACACTTGTCATCTTCCTGTCCGCCCTCTTTACCCGTTTGAAGGCTATTCGGCCGTTAACCGACCCGGAAATTGAGGCTAAAGAAGATATGGTAAAGCGGAACTCGACTTACCGCTTTGAAACCGTGGATTATGACCGACAGCTTTTCAAGGACTACGTTATCGACCAGGAGCAGAAGGATAGCAGTGGGCTGAGTACTACTTCTGCTAAGCGCATCGTCGCCGCGTTCGACTTCTTTACCAACGTCCTAGCTGATAAAGACGAGAGCTATTTGGTGAAAATGCTGGAAACCGTGAGCGCGGCCACTTGCACGACTCATCCGGTACGGGATGAGTCGGAGGCTATCCAGATGTTCATTTTTCAGAACAACCGGGGCAAGAAGCCCTCGAATCTGGAGATTATCAAGGCTCAATTCATGTTTGCTGTTCACCTGCAAGGTGGGGAGGCAAAAGATAACCTTATAGCGGAGATAAAGGCTCGGTTCGAGAATATTTACAAGTCCATCTCAGCAATTGAAGGGACTATGAAGGAGGATGATGTATTGGGCTATACCCTCCAAGTGTACTTCAATTCATTGTCGGAAAGCAACGCCCTTGAACGAATCAACAAGAAGCTGGCCGTTGCCGACCCGGTTCCTTTCATTAAATCCTTTTCACTGGCGCTGGACGCGAGCTTCCGCCATCTGACGACCTTTTTTAGAAACCATGAGCCGCAACACCACGAAATTCACTCGCTGGTAACGCTGGGTGGGTTTAGCCTGGCTATCCCGTTTATCATCAAGGCGTACACCTTCGCCTTACCAATTCAAGACATCTGCCAGCTATGCACTGCCTTGGAATCCGTGGTATTGCGGAGCCGGGTAATCGGGACGCGGGCGGACCTAACGTCTCGTCTAAACGATAAGTATTCGGCTTTCACAACGGAGAATCCCAGCATCGAGCCGATTGTCAAGCGGGTCAATTATCTGAAAACGACAATCGAATGGTGGTACGCCTATTGGAACAAAACTGAGTTAGAAAAGGCGCTGCAAGGCTGGCTGCACCCGTCCACGGCCCGGTTTCTGTTGTGGAAGCACGAAAATCACTTGCAGGGCAAAGGCAAAAATGGCTATGCCCTCTCCCGCTTCGATGCCGTTACCCGGCCAGAACTGGAGCACATTGCGCCCCAGACGCCCACCAAAGGGGAGCCAGTAGCCGCCGGCTATCCGGCTTACGACGAGGATTTTAGGAACCAGTACATCGATTGTTTGGGCAACTACCTGCTGTTATCCAAGTCGCATAACTGCTCGGTCGGCAACCGCCCATTTCTGGAAAAGCGTGCTTCCTACACGCACACCGCGCAGCAGCGGGAGATTCAGGACCTGAGCGCGGAAACCAACACTTGGACCAAGCAGATGATTATCGACCGGAAGGCCGGCATCATCGAGTTCATTACTGAATACCTATAG
- a CDS encoding helix-turn-helix transcriptional regulator, with amino-acid sequence MLRLQHLKRAVPFEELRRYLLEQTSLRDLAANYSQRTFQRDLPKIAERFGVVIEHDRRQGGYVIATADLLPEGYQRLLDAFELQEFLRLPSALSPFVQWEARRPVGTEWLQPLLRAVQQRRQVQFDYHKFWDQAPTKRTVSPLLLKEFKGRWYLLAHEPARQGLRCFGLDRMRAVEPIAQAFDLPEGFEADTYYAHSFGIIRPDHEAPSEIVLALEPTQGQYLKSFPLHSSQRVLVDTDAELLIQLTVYNTHDLLMELLSLGDQVQVLAPVSLRKHIKQIHATAMKASPV; translated from the coding sequence GTGCTACGCCTGCAGCATCTGAAGCGTGCCGTACCGTTTGAGGAACTGCGCCGCTACTTATTGGAGCAAACCTCCTTGCGGGACCTGGCCGCCAACTACTCGCAACGCACGTTTCAGCGGGACCTGCCGAAAATAGCGGAACGCTTCGGAGTCGTGATTGAGCACGACCGCCGTCAGGGCGGTTACGTGATTGCCACGGCGGACCTGCTGCCGGAAGGGTACCAACGCCTGCTCGATGCGTTTGAATTGCAAGAGTTTCTGCGGCTGCCTTCGGCGCTGAGCCCATTCGTGCAGTGGGAAGCGCGTCGGCCCGTGGGCACAGAATGGCTGCAACCCCTGCTGCGGGCCGTGCAGCAGCGCCGGCAGGTACAGTTCGACTACCATAAGTTTTGGGACCAAGCCCCCACGAAGCGGACGGTTTCGCCGTTGCTCCTCAAGGAGTTCAAAGGCCGGTGGTACCTGCTGGCCCACGAACCGGCCCGGCAAGGGCTGCGGTGTTTTGGGCTGGACCGGATGCGGGCGGTCGAACCAATAGCCCAGGCATTCGACCTTCCTGAGGGCTTTGAAGCCGACACCTATTACGCGCACAGCTTTGGCATCATTCGCCCCGACCACGAGGCCCCGTCCGAGATTGTCTTAGCCCTTGAACCGACCCAGGGCCAGTACCTCAAATCGTTTCCGCTCCATTCCTCGCAACGAGTGCTGGTCGATACCGACGCGGAGCTATTGATTCAGCTTACCGTCTATAACACCCACGACCTGCTGATGGAACTCCTTTCCCTTGGGGACCAGGTACAGGTATTGGCCCCAGTGTCGCTACGGAAACACATAAAACAAATTCATGCTACCGCGATGAAAGCCAGCCCCGTGTAG
- a CDS encoding sigma factor has translation MIRPLRIVKTAYALPEGSSASEEVEKASLPPGVPESTHSFVVSVARRYQGQGLSMVELVAAGAAGWQQAQHHFGTALDQFERWGSRWVQESMLIAIGKGGGEARPPA, from the coding sequence ATGATACGGCCACTACGAATTGTCAAGACTGCTTACGCCCTACCCGAAGGCAGTTCGGCCAGCGAAGAAGTGGAAAAAGCTTCGCTACCCCCAGGTGTGCCGGAAAGCACCCATTCCTTTGTTGTTTCTGTTGCGCGCCGCTACCAGGGACAAGGGCTAAGCATGGTGGAATTGGTCGCGGCCGGCGCGGCCGGCTGGCAGCAGGCGCAACATCATTTTGGGACGGCCCTCGACCAGTTTGAGCGGTGGGGCTCACGATGGGTACAGGAGAGTATGCTGATAGCGATTGGCAAAGGCGGAGGAGAAGCCAGGCCTCCCGCCTGA
- a CDS encoding FtsZ/tubulin family protein, with protein sequence MEPLDKNCDASPTGGTATADTLVITWLSEYAGTRALQMMTPASQQQLRDTVQLIVADQGDVNVDEENIRQVLAGALSLQFGKATAKGAGRVELLCRQLWQEAVVLGEAAKPADRILLAIQSGTIEELEMDELTRILESVVSHAGGQAEVVFGHGLNPALGESIQATMLVSRS encoded by the coding sequence ATGGAACCTCTCGATAAGAACTGCGATGCTTCTCCCACGGGAGGCACTGCAACCGCGGATACGTTGGTGATAACTTGGTTGAGCGAGTACGCGGGCACCCGGGCACTGCAAATGATGACACCCGCAAGCCAACAGCAACTGCGGGACACTGTTCAGCTGATTGTTGCTGACCAGGGCGACGTGAACGTGGATGAAGAAAATATCCGGCAGGTACTGGCCGGTGCCTTATCGCTTCAATTCGGAAAGGCCACGGCGAAGGGAGCCGGGCGCGTCGAATTGCTCTGCCGACAGCTTTGGCAAGAAGCAGTAGTGTTAGGCGAAGCAGCTAAGCCGGCTGACCGGATTTTATTGGCCATTCAGAGCGGGACAATTGAAGAGTTGGAAATGGACGAGTTGACGCGGATTCTGGAGAGTGTCGTGAGTCACGCGGGCGGCCAAGCCGAGGTTGTTTTTGGTCACGGCCTCAATCCCGCGCTCGGTGAAAGCATTCAGGCAACGATGCTGGTGAGCAGGTCCTAA
- a CDS encoding VOC family protein, translated as MASRLLTEPAQYIFARDMPATRRWYTALIGFEPIEEDYGLRYDFGTHSLVLSPSGDKGIFGLMVSSVQEARLRFSQAGIKVEETLGTVHNLDGDSASFRDPANNQVMVLEESEKALT; from the coding sequence ATGGCAAGTCGTCTCCTTACAGAACCCGCTCAGTATATTTTTGCCCGGGATATGCCGGCTACCCGGCGCTGGTACACTGCCCTCATAGGTTTCGAGCCCATTGAGGAAGACTATGGTTTGCGTTACGACTTCGGTACTCACTCTTTAGTGTTGAGTCCAAGTGGCGATAAGGGCATATTTGGCCTGATGGTTTCCTCCGTTCAGGAAGCTCGGCTACGGTTCAGCCAAGCAGGTATAAAGGTTGAGGAGACATTGGGAACGGTGCACAATCTTGACGGTGATTCTGCCTCGTTCCGGGACCCCGCTAACAACCAAGTGATGGTGCTCGAAGAAAGCGAGAAAGCCTTAACTTGA
- a CDS encoding DUF4209 domain-containing protein, with product MPNPLTDYLTALDATPVADLQNRDVVAEFGRIAEVLEAAGDEQLARQARIEQEVMGASKSLEDKIGYHISGVRQDEEGNEQPFGWPETSAYGPAEYAYLKQRYQATSNLFLKREYGLFLYLRKQAGRPEEVAALVNDLFALSQAYFTLEATEPPTRHYVLFAVQNLALAFRIAASRQRDPAVAATLRPIMDFMLATQQRWDAARTGSPMLLGTFTSLVAEQLNLFREAGLLPAFLAHNRPLIETLRNTYLHGAMEVAQATAEVAQQAKLDARPWQLLVADYYEQLAAEALARDNSAAVSFTQQAMRLYQELGETATAERLAQQYQQLRTTFRLGEVFTEVPAAQVQERTAEIQRLVEQHTEAELVAFLAATPMFPTIKAVREYEQTAAKSLADMFSTVVQDKHGNPVQTFTTEPQKQEFRVLNAYGLLGQLAMQTLVQLVVTAYKADKLHASGVMGYLADSWLGQPREVREHGMERTTFPLRLLESGIQAIFQELDRWRKEETDDPDFIAATDSLVLKVEYVLRYMCERLGITTFRPKREGIVHEKLLEELFQDLAPHLDPEDLFFIRFYLQEKAGQNLRNRIAHGLMDENEYGIEKALLVLVMLLKLASYAFKPRETETP from the coding sequence ATGCCTAATCCACTCACTGATTATTTAACGGCCTTGGATGCCACTCCCGTGGCAGACCTGCAAAACCGGGACGTGGTGGCGGAGTTTGGTCGCATCGCGGAAGTGCTGGAAGCAGCCGGAGACGAGCAGCTAGCCCGACAGGCCCGGATTGAGCAGGAGGTGATGGGGGCTAGCAAAAGCCTGGAAGACAAAATCGGTTACCATATCTCCGGGGTGCGCCAGGACGAAGAAGGCAACGAACAGCCTTTCGGGTGGCCCGAAACGAGTGCGTATGGCCCGGCCGAGTACGCCTACCTCAAGCAGCGGTACCAGGCCACCAGCAACTTATTCTTAAAGCGCGAGTACGGCCTGTTCCTGTACTTGCGCAAGCAGGCCGGCCGGCCCGAAGAAGTCGCCGCGCTGGTAAACGACCTGTTTGCCCTCAGCCAAGCATACTTCACCTTGGAAGCGACGGAGCCCCCGACCCGGCACTACGTGCTCTTTGCCGTGCAAAACCTGGCCCTGGCTTTTCGCATTGCGGCCAGCCGGCAGCGCGACCCAGCCGTTGCCGCCACGCTACGGCCCATTATGGACTTTATGCTGGCCACGCAGCAGCGGTGGGATGCGGCCCGCACCGGGTCGCCGATGCTGCTCGGCACGTTCACAAGTCTGGTGGCCGAACAGCTGAATCTGTTCCGGGAAGCCGGGTTATTGCCGGCTTTTTTAGCCCACAACCGTCCGTTGATTGAGACGCTGCGCAATACGTACCTGCATGGGGCAATGGAAGTAGCGCAGGCCACGGCCGAGGTCGCACAGCAAGCTAAGCTGGATGCCCGCCCCTGGCAGCTATTGGTGGCCGACTACTACGAGCAGCTCGCGGCGGAGGCATTGGCACGGGACAATTCGGCAGCTGTCTCGTTCACGCAGCAGGCCATGCGCCTCTATCAGGAACTAGGCGAAACGGCCACTGCAGAGCGGTTGGCGCAGCAATACCAACAGTTGCGGACGACTTTTCGCTTGGGCGAAGTCTTCACGGAAGTGCCGGCCGCCCAGGTGCAGGAGCGCACGGCCGAGATTCAGCGCTTGGTGGAGCAGCATACCGAAGCGGAGCTGGTCGCATTTTTGGCTGCCACACCCATGTTTCCGACCATCAAGGCGGTTCGCGAGTATGAGCAGACGGCGGCTAAGTCGTTAGCCGACATGTTTTCCACGGTGGTACAGGACAAGCACGGCAACCCCGTGCAGACGTTTACGACGGAGCCACAAAAGCAGGAATTTCGTGTATTAAATGCTTATGGTCTGCTTGGGCAGCTGGCCATGCAAACCTTGGTGCAGTTAGTCGTAACCGCTTACAAAGCGGATAAATTGCATGCCTCTGGCGTAATGGGTTACCTAGCCGATAGCTGGCTCGGACAGCCCCGTGAAGTGCGCGAGCACGGCATGGAAAGAACCACTTTCCCGCTTCGCTTGCTGGAATCCGGCATCCAAGCCATATTTCAGGAATTGGACCGGTGGCGAAAGGAAGAAACGGATGACCCAGACTTTATCGCTGCTACCGACTCGCTGGTGCTAAAAGTCGAATACGTGTTGCGCTATATGTGCGAGCGTCTTGGCATTACTACTTTCCGGCCTAAGCGCGAAGGCATCGTGCATGAGAAGCTGTTAGAGGAACTGTTTCAGGACCTTGCCCCTCACCTCGACCCGGAAGACTTGTTCTTTATTCGCTTTTACTTGCAGGAAAAGGCCGGTCAAAACCTGCGCAATCGCATCGCTCACGGCCTGATGGACGAGAACGAGTACGGCATCGAGAAAGCGCTGCTGGTGCTGGTGATGCTGCTGAAGCTGGCGAGCTACGCCTTTAAACCCCGCGAAACCGAAACGCCATGA
- a CDS encoding UPF0489 family protein yields the protein MRDFKELELTFRNDSYIVPPGCRKEILTHPSGNGKVVEVALFQEHRYAFFYWLQWTRERKQSTPPCLVSLDWHQDLGYPGDIEQQWLKDLNQSDDGEVAGFCWATLPNNNDGQIMAAVYLNLIGDVYVHCRDGYGDEWADELFHDRFGNAHPIRKFRTPQQLEAALLTSSEQAVYFDLDLDFFTYRNHYTEGGSRFTYMPKGKILELLAPETSLMRWIFARLAGFTIATEPEFCGGISKSNKLLDMVTKLYFTPDLFHDACEWKHLRNR from the coding sequence ATGCGCGATTTTAAGGAACTTGAGCTGACCTTCCGCAATGATTCTTACATCGTGCCTCCGGGCTGCAGGAAGGAAATATTAACGCATCCTTCCGGCAATGGCAAGGTGGTAGAGGTAGCACTGTTCCAGGAGCACCGTTACGCCTTCTTCTACTGGCTGCAATGGACCCGCGAGCGGAAGCAATCAACTCCCCCTTGCTTGGTCAGCTTGGACTGGCACCAGGATTTAGGCTATCCCGGTGATATCGAGCAGCAGTGGCTGAAGGACTTGAACCAAAGCGACGACGGGGAAGTAGCCGGCTTCTGCTGGGCAACCCTGCCCAATAACAACGACGGTCAAATTATGGCTGCCGTCTACCTTAACTTGATTGGCGACGTGTACGTGCATTGCCGGGATGGCTACGGCGATGAATGGGCGGATGAGCTATTCCACGACCGGTTTGGTAATGCCCACCCCATCCGAAAGTTCAGAACGCCGCAACAGTTGGAGGCTGCCTTGCTGACCTCCAGCGAGCAGGCTGTTTACTTTGACCTCGACCTTGATTTCTTCACCTACCGAAATCATTACACTGAAGGCGGCAGTCGCTTTACCTATATGCCCAAAGGCAAAATCCTGGAGTTACTGGCTCCCGAGACTTCGCTCATGCGCTGGATTTTTGCTCGATTGGCCGGCTTTACCATCGCAACCGAGCCGGAATTCTGTGGTGGCATCTCAAAATCGAACAAGTTGCTCGATATGGTGACCAAGCTGTACTTCACGCCCGATTTGTTTCATGATGCGTGCGAATGGAAACATTTGCGGAATCGGTAG
- a CDS encoding BrxE family protein — protein MTFAELVEQFLLLRLQVASAGEASVPAWWPTTCLTTDAALDFKHLFADAAPAVAWQLSSQAACQAHDKWLSGMDYHLFRLPEGLEEAIYHTGLQLPVAQAQQWLTEKTALATVTANTTPVTGPQRLGSSADLLSGAALPALRACYGAAFQGGVQVFPYFTTANADE, from the coding sequence ATGACCTTTGCCGAGCTAGTTGAACAGTTTTTACTCCTCCGATTGCAGGTAGCTTCCGCCGGCGAAGCCAGTGTGCCCGCCTGGTGGCCCACCACTTGCCTGACGACTGATGCTGCTTTGGATTTTAAGCACCTGTTTGCCGACGCCGCGCCGGCGGTGGCCTGGCAGCTCAGCAGCCAGGCCGCCTGCCAGGCGCACGATAAATGGCTGTCAGGCATGGATTACCATCTATTTCGTTTACCCGAAGGGCTAGAGGAGGCTATCTACCATACTGGTTTGCAGCTGCCAGTAGCCCAGGCACAGCAGTGGCTGACAGAGAAAACAGCATTGGCAACGGTAACTGCGAATACTACCCCAGTTACTGGTCCTCAACGGCTGGGCAGCAGTGCCGACTTGCTTTCCGGCGCTGCCCTACCGGCCTTACGGGCTTGCTACGGCGCGGCTTTCCAGGGCGGTGTGCAGGTGTTTCCCTACTTCACTACGGCCAATGCAGATGAGTAA
- a CDS encoding BrxA family protein: MSKDLLFTAALNKGQALLPEMHQLAQHWQPGITARELAQQALATGYLGRATEARIRDVVAVFSRRFLRGQPQPAAYLHELAQHLPVTGLFTEVCLLHTAAAHPELLVFLQEVYWPAHYAGRPSLPKEAAQEFLHQAQKLGRTGSDWSEGLTERTARRLTGTLTEFGLLGAPDRQGIRLLRPFQPHPETVVYLAYWLRELKLDVRALIAHPLWQVLGLRAGDVLPTLRRLALHNWLTVLTAGDLLRLEWHYSSPTALLHDLTQRSLHAVA; this comes from the coding sequence ATGAGTAAGGACCTGCTTTTCACGGCTGCCCTGAACAAAGGTCAGGCGTTACTCCCTGAAATGCACCAGCTGGCGCAGCACTGGCAGCCCGGCATTACGGCTCGCGAGTTGGCGCAGCAGGCCTTGGCCACTGGTTACCTAGGCCGGGCTACCGAAGCCCGCATCCGGGATGTGGTGGCGGTATTCAGCCGGCGCTTCCTCCGGGGCCAGCCCCAGCCGGCGGCGTACCTGCACGAGTTGGCGCAGCACCTCCCGGTCACGGGCTTATTCACGGAAGTGTGCCTGCTGCACACCGCTGCCGCGCACCCGGAACTCTTGGTGTTCCTGCAGGAAGTGTACTGGCCCGCCCATTATGCTGGTCGCCCCAGCTTACCCAAGGAGGCGGCGCAGGAGTTTCTGCACCAAGCCCAGAAGCTGGGCCGCACCGGCAGCGACTGGTCCGAGGGCCTGACGGAGCGCACCGCCCGCCGCCTAACGGGTACCCTCACTGAATTTGGCTTGCTGGGCGCACCCGACCGGCAAGGCATCCGGCTGCTGAGGCCGTTCCAGCCGCATCCGGAAACAGTGGTTTACTTAGCGTACTGGCTGCGCGAGCTTAAGCTGGACGTACGCGCGCTCATCGCCCACCCGCTCTGGCAAGTGCTGGGCCTGCGCGCTGGCGACGTACTGCCGACCTTGCGCCGCCTAGCGCTGCACAATTGGCTGACCGTACTTACGGCTGGTGACCTTCTCCGCCTCGAATGGCATTACTCTTCTCCTACTGCGCTCCTGCATGACCTCACTCAACGAAGCCTTCACGCAGTTGCTTGA
- a CDS encoding BREX protein BrxB domain-containing protein has product MTSLNEAFTQLLDALNTRDRTINPTGAAQFYYLVFPPEQALEVKRQLHKWKKRLTDQRYKTREYSFAKEMPGLAEKHPLVSRSLQLEAAKPATAAEKFAASPKLLHQLTGAAGEKLAADITARFGGTSEKTVLLLTDLEALHPAVRIGTIENQLTQTLKGPIIVFYPGQRTAKYALKFLGFYPEDGNYRSTHFEATTA; this is encoded by the coding sequence ATGACCTCACTCAACGAAGCCTTCACGCAGTTGCTTGATGCGCTGAATACGCGCGACCGAACCATCAACCCGACCGGGGCCGCGCAGTTTTACTACCTGGTTTTCCCGCCAGAACAGGCCCTGGAAGTGAAGCGTCAGCTGCACAAGTGGAAGAAGCGCCTGACCGACCAGCGCTACAAAACGCGGGAGTACAGCTTTGCCAAGGAGATGCCGGGCCTGGCCGAAAAGCACCCATTGGTGTCCCGGTCGCTGCAGCTGGAAGCCGCCAAACCCGCTACCGCGGCCGAGAAGTTTGCGGCCAGTCCCAAACTCCTGCACCAGCTAACCGGGGCCGCGGGCGAGAAGCTGGCGGCCGACATTACCGCTCGCTTCGGCGGCACGAGCGAAAAAACCGTGCTGCTGCTCACCGACCTCGAAGCCCTGCACCCGGCCGTGCGCATCGGCACCATCGAGAACCAGCTTACCCAGACCCTAAAGGGACCAATCATTGTGTTTTACCCCGGCCAGCGCACGGCCAAATACGCCCTGAAATTTCTGGGTTTCTACCCCGAAGACGGCAACTACCGCTCCACCCACTTTGAGGCAACTACCGCATGA